A genomic region of Solanum dulcamara chromosome 2, daSolDulc1.2, whole genome shotgun sequence contains the following coding sequences:
- the LOC129880307 gene encoding protein NRT1/ PTR FAMILY 1.2-like translates to MGSNPILKQRSKQRVVVKMGTETQVEEKPRKGGLRTMPFIIMNESFERLASYGSQTNMIIYLMTYYNMSAATGTSILGIWNALSSGLAIVGAIIADSYCGRFRAVAYGSIFTFIGMIILWLTAMIPQLTSLRCSQFQHVCNGTTAFQFAVLFSSFAFMSVGAGFVRPCSIIFGADQLEESGNPENKKLVDSYFNWYYASTGISTIFAVTIIMYIQDRYGWQIGFGIPVILMFLSVSTFLIGSPLYIKVKAKDAENLVIGLFQAVVAAFRKRNTRLPLTDCDDYYRWPLESEVLTPSKDFRCLNRACMIQDPQRDLNPDGSASNPWNLCSLEQVESLKALIRVLPMWSTCFMIFVDMNVFAFSVLQTSTMDRHIFRHFEIPAASFSVFLIIALTIWITFYDRVLVPLLSKYTGRPRGLSPFTRMGIGLVISCMSMALSAITESIRRQRAIEEGHEDDPNALVNMSAMWFVPQYALLGVAEAAHAVGQIEFFYAQLPKSMSSIAAAMYTVGTAMSSLVGSILVSSVDWLSSTGGKTSWLSSNINRGHLDYYFWLLAFLSLLNFFYFMVVCRFYEPDNDGGSRLCHEAEDKECDYRLLPESS, encoded by the exons ATGGGATCTAATCCTATATTAAAGCAAAGAAGCAAACAGAGAGTGGTAGTGAAAATGGGCACAGAAACACAAGTTGAAGAGAAGCCAAGAAAGGGTGGTCTTAGAACCATGCCTTTCATCATTA TGAATGAATCATTTGAAAGGCTAGCAAGTTATGGTTCACAAACAAATATGATAATCTACTTGATGACATATTATAACATGAGTGCTGCCACTGGTACTAGCATTCTTGGAATATGGAATGCACTTTCAAGTGGATTGGCCATTGTTGGGGCCATTATTGCTGATTCTTACTGTGGTCGGTTTAGAGCTGTTGCCTATGGATCCATCTTCACTTTTATT GGAATGATTATTCTATGGCTCACAGCCATGATTCCACAACTGACGTCTTTACGCTGCTCTCAATTCCAACATGTTTGTAATGGAACAACAGCATTCCAATTTGCTGTTctattttcatcttttgcaTTTATGTCCGTTGGAGCTGGTTTTGTTAGACCTTGTTCTATAATATTTGGTGCTGATCAATTGGAAGAAAGCGGCAACCCCGAGAACAAGAAGCTTGTTGATAGCTATTTCAACTGGTACTATGCTAGCACAGGGATTTCAACTATTTTTGCAGTTACTATTATCATGTATATTCAAGATCGTTATGGTTGGCAAATTGGCTTTGGTATCCCTGTTATCCTCATGTTTTTGTCTGTCTCAACGTTCCTGATCGGTTCTCCTCTTTATATAAAAGTGAAAGCTAAAGATGCAGAAAACTTGGTCATAGGATTGTTTCAAGCAGTCGTAGCAGCTTTTAGGAAAAGAAATACCCGTCTTCCATTGACTGATTGTGATGACTACTATCGTTGGCCACTTGAATCAGAGGTCTTGACGCCATCAAAGGACTTCAG GTGTTTAAATAGAGCTTGCATGATTCAAGATCCTCAAAGAGATTTGAATCCTGATGGATCAGCTTCAAATCCATGGAATCTATGTAGTTTGGAACAAGTTGAATCACTGAAGGCTCTTATTAGAGTACTTCCTATGTGGTCCACCTGTTTCATGATCTTTGTGGACATGAATGTATTCGCATTTTCCGTACTTCAAACATCGACCATGGATAGACATATCTTCCGGCACTTTGAAATACCAGCAGCATCATTCAGTGTGTTCCTGATTATTGCTTTAACAATCTGGATTACTTTCTACGACCGTGTTTTGGTTCCTTTGCTATCAAAATATACTGGGCGACCAAGAGGGCTTAGTCCTTTCACCCGAATGGGGATTGGTTTAGTAATCTCCTGTATGTCTATGGCATTGTCAGCAATAACAGAAAGCATAAGACGACAAAGGGCAATAGAGGAAGGGCATGAGGACGACCCAAATGCTTTAGTGAATATGTCTGCTATGTGGTTTGTGCCACAGTATGCACTACTTGGAGTGGCTGAGGCTGCTCATGCAGTTGGGCAGATTGAGTTCTTCTACGCCCAATTACCCAAAAGCATGTCCAGCATCGCAGCAGCTATGTACACTGTTGGGACTGCTATGTCGAGTTTGGTTGGAAGTATTCTGGTGAGTAGTGTGGATTGGCTTTCATCAACCGGAGGTAAAACGAGCTGGCTTTCTAGCAATATTAATAGGGGTCACCTGGATTACTATTTCTGGCTGCTTGCTTTTTTGAGTTTGCTCAACTTCTTCTATTTTATGGTCGTCTGCCGATTTTATGAACCTGACAATGATGGGGGCAGTAGGTTATGTCATGAGGCCGAAGATAAAGAATGTGATTATAGGCTTTTACCTGAATCTTCATGA